The proteins below are encoded in one region of Populus alba chromosome 2, ASM523922v2, whole genome shotgun sequence:
- the LOC118044419 gene encoding serine/threonine-protein kinase ATG1a, translated as MDLNQTRLIGDYILGPRIGRGSFAVVWRAKHRSSCLEVAVKEIDKKLLSPKVSDNLLKEISILSTINHPNIIRLFESIETEDKIFLVLEYCDGGDLAGYIQRHGKVTEAVARHFMRRLAAGLQALQEKHLIHRDLKPQNLLLLSNDLTPQLKIGDFGFARSLTSSNLADTLCGSPLYMAPEIIQNKKYDAKADLWSVGAVLFQLVTGKPPFDGNSQYQLFQNILTSTELRFPQGALEELHPDCVDLCRSLLCRNPVERLTFKEFFNHKFLEEPRLLLDAKSPLLPQMKSVVEQFDASASNTRSQMEHCLHSANRNAMLTSTSEQDNITVLAKVHDSTSRNDRVHGIVPSIVHDRMGRSAYGSQSSLDQLRVADLMGSLEKDYVIVNPHFSSMENFSYYLETSLQDSSTSKSSVQLPQKNNQDMVFAIQTEEFSSSSVSSANDPQVHGSEPLTASCVPNILREVQGLPIPHPSIRLHFLNQYAQAIVKLAQEKYDSGMFLESFSVELVVLAIWKKVLEICNHWVASTEGSELPESSSANESTFVHGGIHLIPPASGKMDFIEPSSACKWAEKSFILAFDRTEKLSHNLRDMDAAAEMPDAMELIFQEALAVGTSGAVDEYMENKGGADVSYSKAMLLLHFIAEEASSLPLKPPFSLTPACRKRIQSYILNLQSHRSHFSMLQPIPE; from the exons aTGGATCTTAACCAGACCCGTTTGATTGGTGATTATATTCTTGGCCCGAGAATCGGGCGGGGATCTTTTGCTGTTGTTTGGAGGGCTAAACACCGGTCTTCGTGTTTAGAAGTTGCGGTTaaagaaattgacaaaaaattaCTTAGTCCAAAAGTTAGTGATAATTTGCTTAAAGAAATTTCTATTCTCAGTACTATAAATCACCCCAACATTATTCGCCTCTTTGAGTCCATTGAG acTGAAGATAAGATATTTCTTGTATTGGAATACTGTGATGGAGGTGATCTTGCTGGGTATATTCAACGCCATGGGAAAGTAACCGAGGCTGTAGCAAGGCACTTTATGAGGCGATTGG ctgCAGGGTTGCAAGCGCTTCAAGAAAAACATCTTATTCATAGAGACTTAAAACCACAG AACCTACTTTTGTTATCAAATGACTTAACTCCACAATTGAAGATAGGTGATTTTGGCTTTGCAAG GTCCTTGACATCATCAAACTTGGCTGATACACTATGTGGCTCGCCATTATACATGGCTCCAGAGATTATTCAGAATAAAAAGTATGATGCGAAG GCTGACTTATGGAGTGTTGGGGCAGTTTTGTTCCAGCTGGTAACTGGGAAGCCTCCATTTGATGGCAACAGCCAATATCAG CTTTTCCAGAATATTTTGACATCTACAGAGCTGAGGTTTCCACAAGGTGCGTTGGAGGAGCTCCATCCAGATTGTGTGGATCTTTGCAGAAGCCTTTTATGCCGAAACCCTG TTGAGCGATTAACATTCAAGGAGTTCTTCAATCACAAGTTCCTTGAGGAGCCAAG GCTATTGCTGGATGCTAAATCTCCTCTACTTCCACAAATGAAATCAGTAGTTGAGCAGTTTGATGCGTCTGCTTCTAATACAAGGTCTCAAATGGAGCATTGCTTGCACTCAGCTAATAGAAATGCTATGTTAACTAGCACATCTGAGCAGGACAACATAACAGTGCTGGCAAAGGTTCATGACAGTACATCCAGAAATGACAGAGTTCATGGGATTGTGCCAAGTATTGTGCATGATAGGATGGGGAGATCTGCTTATGGCAGCCAATCTTCACTGGATCAGCTTCGAG TTGCTGATTTAATGGGGTCCCTGGAGAAGGATTATGTTATTGTTAATCCTCATTTTTCTTCAATGGAAAATTTCTCTTATTACCTTGAAACATCTCTGCAAGATAGCTCCACCAGCAAATCTTCTGTACAGCTACCACAGAAAAATAACCAGGATATGGTTTTTGCTATACAAACAGAGGAGTTTAGTAGTAGTTCTGTTAGTAGTGCAAACGATCCTCAGGTCCATGGATCAGAGCCATTAACTGCATCATGTGTGCCAAATATATTAAGGGAAGTGCAAGGACTACCCATACCACATCCCTCAATTAGGCTTCACTTCCTAAATCAGTATGCACAGGCAATTGTAAAACTAGCCCAAGAAAAG TATGATTCAGGAATGTTTCTGGAATCATTTTCAGTTGAGCTTGTTGTTTTGGCTATATGgaagaaagttcttgaaattTGCAACCACTGGGTAGCCTCTACTGAAGGGAGCGAATTGCCTGAAAGCAGTTCAGCCAATGAATCTACatttgttcatggaggcatacATTTGATCCCGCCAGCAAGTGGTAAAATGGATTTTATCGAGCCTTCTTCTGCCTGCAAGTGGGCAGAAAAAAGTTTCATTCTCGCATTTGATCGTACAGAGAAGTTATCACATAATCTCCGAGACATGGATG CTGCTGCTGAGATGCCTGATGCCATGGAACTGATATTCCAAGAAGCACTCGCTGTTGGGACAAGTGGTGCC GTAGATGAATATATGGAGAACAAGGGTGGGGCTGATGTCTCATATTCCAAAGCAATGCTTCTGCTTCATTTTATAGCAGAAGAAGCATCATCTCTCCCACTGAAACCTCCATTTTCATTAACTCCTGCTTGTAGGAAGCGAATCCAAAGCTACATTCTCAACTTGCAGTCTCATAGGTCTCACTTCTCAATGTTGCAGCCTATTCCTGAATAA
- the LOC118044418 gene encoding protein LATE ELONGATED HYPOCOTYL isoform X2 produces the protein MELEKEAVAKGVPIGQALEIDIPPPRPKRKPSNPYPRKTGVGPPASQAGAKDGKLLTSTSSPHCRKVLDLEKEPRPEKPNGDERPTNAKENQDDNCSEVFTLLQEAHCSSVASVNKNCVPALEVLKKTSSFREFVTSPKKGNHDACNESFITVEHEANQKLDSSDANQTVLDNGTVKASKSENSCSLHEILFQQKKSDDFIGSLPTDEMQAMQNYPRHVPVHVLDGSLGTCMETPSDLSFQDSMFHPVGDIPACPILYSHPAGSTTTDHPTNLPRSSMHQSFPFFPPPFTPTHHNQDDYRSFLQISSTFSSPVVSTLLQNPAAHAAASFAATFWPYGNVVSSADSPACAQEGFQSGQINSAPSMAAIAAATVAAATAWWAAHGLLPICAPLHTAFACPPASATAIQSADTDQVPPAKPERKETTPDNPPLQGQIQDLEHSEAVQAQKSASKPPTLSSSDSEESGGTKLNTGPKVTDHELNSKAPEVQDSGKTKSRKQVDRSSCGSNTPSSSEIETDALAKTEKGKEEPKEAEANHPASELNCRRSRSSSSMSDSWKEVSEEGRLAFQALFTREILPQSFSPPHDLKSKMHQKEDTEEKKNPDEKDGDASLLDLNSKTWGYCSGYQEGEKNAVVPRCVNDGEEGLLTIGLGHGNLKAHLTGFKPYKRCSLEAKESRIGTAGGQGEEKGPKRLRLEREASV, from the exons ATGGAG TTGGAGAAGGAGGCTGTTGCTAAAGGAGTTCCGATAGGACAAGCACTTGAAATAGACATTCCACCACCACGTCCCAAAAGGAAACCAAGCAATCCTTATCCTCGAAAGACAGGTGTGGGTCCTCCCGCATCACAGGCAGGAGCAAAGGATGGAAAGCTTTTAACTTCAACTTCTTCTCCACATTGTAGGAAAGTTTTAGATTTGGAGAAAGAACCACGTCCTGAG AAACCTAATGGAGATGAGAGGCCAACCAATGCTAAGGAAAATCAGGATGACAATTGCTCAGAAGTATTTACCCTTCTCCAAGAAGCTCATTGTTCCTCTGTAGCTTCAGTCAACAAGAATTGTGTACCAGCACTAGAGGTTCTCAAAAAGACTAGCTCTTTCAGGGAGTTTGTAACTTCACCGAAGAAGGGAAATCATGATGCATGCAATGAATCCTTTATCACTGTCGAGCATGAAGCAAATCAAAAGTTGGACAGCTCTGATGCCAATCAGACAGTTTTGGATAATGGCACTGTTAAAGCTTCAAAATCAGAAAATTCTTGCTCTTTGCATGAGATATTGTTTCAGCAAAAGAAATCAGATGATTTTATTGGATCATTGCCAACAGATGAGATGCAAGCCATGCAGAACTATCCAAGGCATGTCCCTGTGCACGTTCTAGATGGGAGCCTGGGAACATGTATGGAAACTCCCTCGGATTTGTCATTTCAGGATTCCATGTTTCATCCAGTAGGAGATATTCCAGCGTGTCCTATTTTATACTCACATCCTGCTGGATCCACTACCACTGATCATCCAACTAATTTGCCAAGATCCTCTATGCATCAATCATTTCCATTTTTTCCTCCTCCATTTACCCCAACTCATCATAATCAAGATGACTACAGATCATTTCTCCAAATATCCTCCACATTTTCGAGTCCCGTTGTATCTACTCTGCTACAAAACCCGGCAGCCCATGCTGCAGCAAGCTTTGCAGCTACCTTTTGGCCCTACGGAAATGTGGTGAGTTCTGCAGATTCTCCAGCATGTGCCCAAGAAGGTTTCCAATCGGGGCAAATAAACTCTGCTCCCAGTATGGCAGCTATTGCTGCTGCTACAGTGGCAGCAGCAACTGCATGGTGGGCAGCACATGGACTACTTCCCATATGTGCTCCTCTTCACACTGCCTTTGCCTGCCCTCCTGCTTCTGCAACTGCAATTCAGTCTGCGGATACTGATCAAGTTCCTCCAGCCAAGCCAGAAAGGAAGGAAACAACTCCTGATAATCCTCCTTTGCAGGGTCAAATACAGGACCTGGAGCACTCTGAAGCTGTGCAAGCTCAAAAATCTGCATCAAAACCACCAACGTTGTCATCATCAGATTCTGAAGAGAGTGGAGGCACAAAGCTAAACACTGGACCAAAAGTTACTGATCACGAGTTAAATTCAAAAGCTCCTGAGGTCCAGGATTCAGGCAAAACAAAGAGCAGAAAACAGGTTGACCGTTCTTCATGTGGTTCAAATACACCATCTAGCAGTGAAATTGAGACAGATGCATTAGCAAAGACTGAGAAAGGCAAGGAAGAGCCAAAAGAAGCTGAAGCAAATCATCCAGCCTCTGAGTTGAACTGTCGCCGCAGCAGAAGTAGCAGCAGCATGAGTGATTCGTGGAAAGAGGTCTCCGAAGAG GGGCGGCTGGCATTTCAAGCACTATTCACCAGAGAGATATTGCCCCAGAGCTTCTCACCTCCACATGATCTGAAGAGTAAGATGCACCAGAAGGAAGAtactgaagaaaagaaaaatccagaTGAGAAAGATGGAGATGCGTCACTGTTAGATCTCAATAGCAAAACATGGGGTTACTGTTCTGGCTATCAAGAAGGGGAGAAAAATGCTGTAGTGCCTAGATGTGTAAACGACGGGGAGGAAGGGCTGCTGACTATTGGACTTGGACATGGAAATCTGAAGGCTCATCTTACCGGATTTAAACCTTACAAAAGGTGTTCACTGGAAGCCAAAGAAAGCAGGATAGGAACCGCTGGTGGCCAGGGCGAGGAGAAAGGCCCCAAGAGGTTACGTTTGGAAAGGGAAGCTTCAGTTTGA
- the LOC140955293 gene encoding uncharacterized protein — protein sequence MNDTIEAANKNIKKIVKKMVVTYKDWQEWLPYALYAYRTTVRTSTRAAPYSLVYGMEAVMSLEVEIPSLRVLIESELKEVKWTKMRYEQLNMISEKRLAAICHHQLYQNRIARAYDRKV from the coding sequence ATGAATGATACTAttgaagctgctaacaagaacataaagaagatTGTCAAGAAAATGGTGGTTACATACAAAGATTGGCAGGAATGGCTTCCTTATGCTTTATATGCATATCGAACAACAGTAAGGACGTCAACTAGAGCTGCACCTTATTCACTAGTTTACGGAATGGAGGCAGTGATGTCGTTGGAAGTAGAGATTCCTTCTCTAAGGGTCCTCATAGAATCTGAGCTAAAAGAGGTTAAATGGACTAAGATGCGATATGAACAGCTAAATATGATCAGTGAGAAGAGATTAGCTGCAATTTGTCACCACCAATTGTATCAAAACAGGATAGCAAGAGCGTATGATAGAAAAGTTTGA
- the LOC118044418 gene encoding protein LATE ELONGATED HYPOCOTYL isoform X1, producing the protein MDTYSSGEDLVIKTRKPYTITKQRERWTEEEHNRFLEALKLYGRAWQRIEEHIGTKTAVQIRSHAQKFFSKLEKEAVAKGVPIGQALEIDIPPPRPKRKPSNPYPRKTGVGPPASQAGAKDGKLLTSTSSPHCRKVLDLEKEPRPEKPNGDERPTNAKENQDDNCSEVFTLLQEAHCSSVASVNKNCVPALEVLKKTSSFREFVTSPKKGNHDACNESFITVEHEANQKLDSSDANQTVLDNGTVKASKSENSCSLHEILFQQKKSDDFIGSLPTDEMQAMQNYPRHVPVHVLDGSLGTCMETPSDLSFQDSMFHPVGDIPACPILYSHPAGSTTTDHPTNLPRSSMHQSFPFFPPPFTPTHHNQDDYRSFLQISSTFSSPVVSTLLQNPAAHAAASFAATFWPYGNVVSSADSPACAQEGFQSGQINSAPSMAAIAAATVAAATAWWAAHGLLPICAPLHTAFACPPASATAIQSADTDQVPPAKPERKETTPDNPPLQGQIQDLEHSEAVQAQKSASKPPTLSSSDSEESGGTKLNTGPKVTDHELNSKAPEVQDSGKTKSRKQVDRSSCGSNTPSSSEIETDALAKTEKGKEEPKEAEANHPASELNCRRSRSSSSMSDSWKEVSEEGRLAFQALFTREILPQSFSPPHDLKSKMHQKEDTEEKKNPDEKDGDASLLDLNSKTWGYCSGYQEGEKNAVVPRCVNDGEEGLLTIGLGHGNLKAHLTGFKPYKRCSLEAKESRIGTAGGQGEEKGPKRLRLEREASV; encoded by the exons ATGGATACATACTCCTCTGGAGAAGACTTGGttattaag ACGAGGAAACCATATACAATTACCAAGCAACGAGAAAGATGGACAGAGGAGGAGCATAACAGGTTCCTAGAGGCCTTGAAGCTCTATGGACGAGCTTGGCAGCGAATCGAAG AACATATTGGTACAAAGACTGCCGTGCAAATCAGAAGTCATGCACAGAAGTTCTTTTCAAAG TTGGAGAAGGAGGCTGTTGCTAAAGGAGTTCCGATAGGACAAGCACTTGAAATAGACATTCCACCACCACGTCCCAAAAGGAAACCAAGCAATCCTTATCCTCGAAAGACAGGTGTGGGTCCTCCCGCATCACAGGCAGGAGCAAAGGATGGAAAGCTTTTAACTTCAACTTCTTCTCCACATTGTAGGAAAGTTTTAGATTTGGAGAAAGAACCACGTCCTGAG AAACCTAATGGAGATGAGAGGCCAACCAATGCTAAGGAAAATCAGGATGACAATTGCTCAGAAGTATTTACCCTTCTCCAAGAAGCTCATTGTTCCTCTGTAGCTTCAGTCAACAAGAATTGTGTACCAGCACTAGAGGTTCTCAAAAAGACTAGCTCTTTCAGGGAGTTTGTAACTTCACCGAAGAAGGGAAATCATGATGCATGCAATGAATCCTTTATCACTGTCGAGCATGAAGCAAATCAAAAGTTGGACAGCTCTGATGCCAATCAGACAGTTTTGGATAATGGCACTGTTAAAGCTTCAAAATCAGAAAATTCTTGCTCTTTGCATGAGATATTGTTTCAGCAAAAGAAATCAGATGATTTTATTGGATCATTGCCAACAGATGAGATGCAAGCCATGCAGAACTATCCAAGGCATGTCCCTGTGCACGTTCTAGATGGGAGCCTGGGAACATGTATGGAAACTCCCTCGGATTTGTCATTTCAGGATTCCATGTTTCATCCAGTAGGAGATATTCCAGCGTGTCCTATTTTATACTCACATCCTGCTGGATCCACTACCACTGATCATCCAACTAATTTGCCAAGATCCTCTATGCATCAATCATTTCCATTTTTTCCTCCTCCATTTACCCCAACTCATCATAATCAAGATGACTACAGATCATTTCTCCAAATATCCTCCACATTTTCGAGTCCCGTTGTATCTACTCTGCTACAAAACCCGGCAGCCCATGCTGCAGCAAGCTTTGCAGCTACCTTTTGGCCCTACGGAAATGTGGTGAGTTCTGCAGATTCTCCAGCATGTGCCCAAGAAGGTTTCCAATCGGGGCAAATAAACTCTGCTCCCAGTATGGCAGCTATTGCTGCTGCTACAGTGGCAGCAGCAACTGCATGGTGGGCAGCACATGGACTACTTCCCATATGTGCTCCTCTTCACACTGCCTTTGCCTGCCCTCCTGCTTCTGCAACTGCAATTCAGTCTGCGGATACTGATCAAGTTCCTCCAGCCAAGCCAGAAAGGAAGGAAACAACTCCTGATAATCCTCCTTTGCAGGGTCAAATACAGGACCTGGAGCACTCTGAAGCTGTGCAAGCTCAAAAATCTGCATCAAAACCACCAACGTTGTCATCATCAGATTCTGAAGAGAGTGGAGGCACAAAGCTAAACACTGGACCAAAAGTTACTGATCACGAGTTAAATTCAAAAGCTCCTGAGGTCCAGGATTCAGGCAAAACAAAGAGCAGAAAACAGGTTGACCGTTCTTCATGTGGTTCAAATACACCATCTAGCAGTGAAATTGAGACAGATGCATTAGCAAAGACTGAGAAAGGCAAGGAAGAGCCAAAAGAAGCTGAAGCAAATCATCCAGCCTCTGAGTTGAACTGTCGCCGCAGCAGAAGTAGCAGCAGCATGAGTGATTCGTGGAAAGAGGTCTCCGAAGAG GGGCGGCTGGCATTTCAAGCACTATTCACCAGAGAGATATTGCCCCAGAGCTTCTCACCTCCACATGATCTGAAGAGTAAGATGCACCAGAAGGAAGAtactgaagaaaagaaaaatccagaTGAGAAAGATGGAGATGCGTCACTGTTAGATCTCAATAGCAAAACATGGGGTTACTGTTCTGGCTATCAAGAAGGGGAGAAAAATGCTGTAGTGCCTAGATGTGTAAACGACGGGGAGGAAGGGCTGCTGACTATTGGACTTGGACATGGAAATCTGAAGGCTCATCTTACCGGATTTAAACCTTACAAAAGGTGTTCACTGGAAGCCAAAGAAAGCAGGATAGGAACCGCTGGTGGCCAGGGCGAGGAGAAAGGCCCCAAGAGGTTACGTTTGGAAAGGGAAGCTTCAGTTTGA